The DNA sequence cactctctctcctttatgcaccttattgctCTTTTCTGCTTCTTTAGgctggtgcccacccccctgctaatttagtttaaacaatccctagcctagtgaacctccctgcaaggacattgatcccagtcctgttgaagTACAACCCATCCCTTTCGAATagttgcctcctgccccagaactggtcccaatgacccaagaatctgaagccctccctctttcACCGTGCTTCaacccacgcattgatcctccctatctttctacttctactcttgctagcatgtggcactgggagtaatccagagattactacattcgaggtcctactttttaacttcctctctagctcctgaaaatctgaccgttggAGCTCAATACCTGCTCAATgttgttggtactgatgtgtatcacaacttctggctcactcccttccccctgcagaatattataCACCCTCTCcgcgatgtcctttaccctggtaccagggaggcaatacatcaTGAGGGTctcacaatgacagttacagaaatgcctgtctgttcccctgatcatGGAATGTCCTCCAACGACTGCATTGCTACTCTTTGCTGTTCTCTCCTGTGCAGTCTGTTGCCCAttgatgccatggtctggactgcactctgtCAAAGTGTCATTActtccagcagtctccaatgctgagaacCAGTTTGGGAGTGGCATGCATCCTGAAGACTCCTGCATTTTCTGCCTCTTcctgatggccacccatctactctgCTGAACTCTCATTGCCTGTGGGATGACCACCTACTAGAACGTATGATCCAGGAATctttcctgctccctgatgctccacagtgacttgcagctgcccctcaagcttggaaatcctgagcttgagctcaagcagctggagagacTTCCTACACACTTTGTCTCCCAAGACACATGGAACGTctaaagttcccacatggtgcaggaattgcaggcGACAGGTCTCTGCTGCCCATCTGTGatctaaaaaaaaattctcttcactcTTTTATAATCTGGTTAGTATTTTGCAAAAACTATTCATTTTAATTAAAATGCCTCTAGATCTGCTCTGTGCTAATTTATTAATTCAGTTACTGTTATACCTACCTGATTGAAATTCCATTAATTAatctaagctgtaaatttaatacagtactttatagcTTTCCAGTGCTAGTATAAACAACTACTCTAGAGAGAAAAAAAACCCttaaaaactcaccaaccaatcacctacctgctattCTCTGAAAATTGATGCTTTTTCTGGAAAACGATTTGGAAGGTACACTCTTTCCTCGCTCTGAATTATCAGTCGCTGCTGCTGCTGCCAGGTCCCGCTGTCTCCCAATCCCTCACTTGGACcactccttgttttgtaaaagaccgGAACAGAACCTCTTCCCTCACTGGCCAAATTCCCTGAGTTATGAACTCTGTTGTAGCAGTACTCCATCGAGCTGGACCTCTGGGTTGCTAGGCCAGTATCATAACCACCACACGATTGTACCCAGCATAGATGTAGCATGTAAAAACAAACGCTATTTAAGTTTATTCCTGTTGTAAGTAAAACTGGTTATAAGCAGTCGTGTAGTTATCAGCTTTGTCTATATCAATCTAATGAAAATAACACAGTTACTAAATATCAAATTCAAAATGTCTTCCACTTTTAAACTGGCTGTGTGGGTTCTATACAAAGGCAGTCCAGTTattaaaaaaacttacatttaattATGTGGATCAGAGAAATTTATGTATTTTGTGGTCTTTGTATTTGAATTGCAAAAAATATATGCACATTCAATGATTTAAACAAAGCAACATTTGAAACCCAAAGGCTATTTCATCTGAAGGTCAGACCAATGATAACTGTTTtcaggaaaatcaatggcaataaGCCAGGAATGACTAAGAGCCTGCAACCACAGAGGGCTGTGTAACAAAGCACGACATATAGTGGACAGGTCATTTCCTGTTAATCAGCCACAGCTGCTTCTCCAGAGTTGCACTAACTGTGCCATGGTCATTAATCCTCTTGTGTGAAGTGATCAGGCGGAGAGGAAATGGAGCACATGGACAGTTGATGCTTACATCAAGGACACTACCAATAAATAAAACAGCCAGAAACAGAGGGAAATCTACATATAAAAGTGAAGTAATCACAGATACATGctaatacaaacatacgaattaggagcaggagtagtccactcgacccctcgagcctgctccgccattcaataaggtcatggctgaactgatttctccacatttccacctacccccgataaccttccacccccttgcttatcaagaatctatctactgctgccttaaaaatattcaaagactctgcttccgctgcccttgaggaagagaattccagagactcatgaccctcagagaaaaaatttctcctcatctctgtcttaaacaggcGACCCTttatctttaaacagtgacccctagttcgagattctcccacaaggggaaaacattatttccacatccaccccatcaagatccctctggatcttatatgtttcaatcaagtcacctcttactcttctaaattccagcagatacaaacctagcctgtccaatctttccgcgtaagacagcctgcccattccaggtataagtctagtaaactttctctgtactgccttcaacgcatttacatccttccttaaataaggagaccagcactgtacgcggtactccagatgtggtctcaatgccctgtacagctgaagcataacctccctacttttgtattcaattccccttgcgataaatgataacattctattaacttgctaattatgtgctgtacctgcaaactaaccttttgcgattcatacactaggacacccagatccctctgcatctcagagctctgcaatctctcaccatttagatgatatgcttcttttttattcttcctgccaaagtggacactttcccacattatactccatttgccaggtctttgcccattcacttaacctatctatattcctttgtagcctccttatgtcctcttcacaagttattttcctacctatctttgtgtcatcggtaaATAATCATGTCAAACCTCAAAACTAACCTCAGGGTTTGGATGATTGCTTTCTTTATTGTATTTCACATATTTTATGAAGTTACTGTGTGTTTTGATTACATGGAGGTTTCAAGAGTACAATGATACATTACAGTTTCTTGGCATGTGCTGGGAGCAATATCGGTTTAAGCAGATTTCTTGGTCTCGAAGTTCATTTGAGTCAGGAAGTATTGCCCATTAAAGTTGCTTTGTTAGGGTTTTGTGCCTGTGCCTACCTATGAGTACATCATTCATGTTGATCTGCCTATCTTGTTATAGAGGTAattatgatgtgtgagtgggatgaAGGGGTATTTTGCCAGGACAGCTTCCAGATTGTTTGATATTTTTCCAATCACAGCTATAGACCAAACATCACTCTATTGGCTTGGGAAAAATCACACAGTGCTTCAGCCATATATTTGTTATGAGGGAGGCTGCATGCTGCCACAGTAGGAGCTTCTTGCAGCTTACAACAAGATCGCTGCTAGCCTGTATCTGTAGGGGTCAGTACTCTCCAGTGAGTAGGTACAGTAAGTACAGAGCTTAATCCTACAGAATGATAAGACTGATCATGTCTCTTATAGTCTCCTGGAGTCTCACCTTCAATGGCTAAATGTGGAGGCATGGTAAGAACATGTGTAGAAAGTTATCTTTCTGATCAGTCCCTTCAGCAATTGTCAGTTATGGAAGagtgaaattattggagcttgtttgTTGTGCAGTGTATATAATTTTGAGTTAGCTCGCATGCATTTTGTTGCGGGTGGTGATGCCTTTCACAGGGTGATTAGCTGTTACCCAGACTAGAACTAGACCGGGCATGTAAAAGAAAAAGTCTCCAAGCATGTGTGCAATCCTGTACATGTGCATATGCAAAAACATGCCCATTTTACATTTGTGCATGCCTAAGCAGATATGCAGAGCCTTTTTTACAATCTATTACAGGAAAATAGGACCTTTCCTGCCAGGTTCAACACTGGCTGGATGCTCTGCCTAGGTCTGCACTAGGACAAATATCACTGATTTTAATAGGCTTTGTATTAACAATAAAACAGTGAATACACTGATAGCTGATCAACTCTATTAATCTCTTTAAGCTTGTTCTGTTGCCTTTCTCATGCCAAAAATATCTGGCAGTCCCCATTGTtttgtttctgtaacccttggcAATAATGATATTTTATTGAAGTGCCAATTGTACTTGGTGCTAATTCTCTTTGGTGTAAAGGTAACTTCCCAACAGATGAGGCTTCCTATTAATTAACTAACACTTGAAATGTTTCCTATTATAGTTAAGGAATTAGATATAGTAAGTTTATTTTATATCTTATTTATGCTTGTTGCAAACCACCACAATATAATTAAAAATAACTATTAGCTTGATTAATATCTGACTCATAGGCCCATAATTTTCAGTTCAAATATCCCAGTATCTTTATTGTCAAATTTCTCCTTTTTTCTGAAGGTGGTGATTTTTGCTTGAGTACAAGAGTTCCAAAAGTTCCAGCACACCTCTGTCACCTCACCCATGGCCATTCTTTATACATGAGTCTCAATCGTAATAACTGCTGACTTGCTATTCACAGCAAATCACAAACAAGCCAACTCTACTTTACCTGATGTGCACACATAAGGAGTAATTCCGGCTTTGTGCAATAGCAAAAAATGGGTGATAGCGAATCGGTAGCCTGTTTTACACCTCTCCCTGTTTCTATTttaattgacttcaatggaaataaaaattgggacagATTTTAAATGGGCTGCTGATtcattatcacccattttacactatcgacaagtcaaaattacccccataaACCCTTTCCTAACTGATTTTTCTCATAAAGCCACTATGGGCTATTGTAGCATCCCAACTGGGACCCtggttgagatcagctaattcagcatagaTTGATCCTGTGGTTTTCCTAGTCTGAATAACCAACTAAGCAGTTCATTTACCGACTAAACTTTTGAATTCAGTGCTGGCCTCCTGATCCACTTGATGAATATTTTCATGAATTACTCAGTACATATGTCTGAGCTAAGAGATGATAATCACAAAGTGATTATGTATTGATACTGCATACATGCTACTTATACTGTTATTTTAAACTATTATGATGTTTCATTGCATTCTATAAGTGAAGCCCCATACTCAATTGCATATTATTAAACAGGAGGTAAGTGCAGAGGAATTTCTCTCAATATGTAGCAATACTTGCCAATTAACAAGTTTCCTAGCTCCTATGCAGCTCTTGTAGCTGTTACAACTTGAGTAGTTAACTCTGGGGAGATGAGTGATGCTGAAAGGAAAATAAAAAAAGTAAAACAAAACTTTAAGTGTTCTATTAAATGCTAAGGACAGTTTTGATTTGTTTTACATATACATCACATAACTTCTGGTTTAGCAACAATATTGTTGTTGCAAAAGAAGTAATTTGCCTTCATTTGAGACATacaaaaaaaaacttccatttTTTAAACATTCTATGACCATGTCCCAGGACCCCATTTGACCTATATTCTCTACTCTCTGCTAAATCATAAATCAACCAATTTTCTTTAAATGCTTCACTTGAGTCCATATTCAGTGGACAAAGGGGCAGTTTGTGCCTCAAGCCAATGACACAATGATTCCATTTATCTTGTGGAATCATTTCCTGTGGAAACAACATATGCTTTTAAAAGTTGCAAATGTAAATTCAAAGCAGCTTTGAATGCGTACAGCATAGTTGCTGAAATGTCTGAAACATTATGTTAGGGCTATGGACCTGACATTGGAGTAAGTTCTGTACAGACCAATAATGCAAAAACTGTATTATGGATGTATGATAGGCAAAATAAGAACAATCTAATTGTCAGGCCAGAGCAGCTCTGGTGGAGATATCTGGGGCAGAGGGAAAACTACTCAAATGTGCATGTGGCTATTTTACACAAAAATATTTCACAAATAAAATAACCGACAAAAATATAATTTAATGACTATAGTTGGAATACAAGAATTGAGATAATACACATACATATCAAAAGCAGATGAAATAAAAATAGTCAAATGGTAGTTTTGAGGTCACATTAATTATTGTCTGCTTGTTGTTACAAGGTACCCACATGGTCTTCAAAACCAAAGGATCATTTTCCTTCTGCCAAGGCACAGAAGCTGATTGAGGAGTACCTAGCAAACAACCTGACAGAAATGACTTATGATTCAGAGAACTGCTCACACTTAATCAAGGAAATCACAGAAGATATAAAAATTATAGTGAAGAAACTCACACCTCCTCGATACAAATTAATTTGCTACACGAcaatgggaaggagagagagtgagggcatgcTGGTTGCAAGCCGCTGCCTGTGGGATCCATACACTGATGATTTTGTCGCGTTCACCTATCAGAATGATTTTCTGTTCTGTGTAGTCACTGTCTTCACTATCTATTATGAATAATTAAAATTAAATGAACTTATTTCAAAACCAAACATTGCTTAGATCTACCAAATGAAATTTGAACATGTGTTTGAAACAGACAAATTTGAAGAGCTATCAGTCAAAAGTTTATTAGAATCTTGTTGGTCAATGCTCATTCATTATTGGTTTTAAAAACATGTATAATCAACATATATGGAAATATGTTCATTAAAAATACATTAAAATATGGGAACTTCATGTATCTCAGGTATGCACCTCAAGAAATCAAGAACTTCCATGCGTGACTTCTATAAATATGGTAATTTTGTTTGACTTGTAACTGGTGAGGAGGCTCCCCTGGTGCTCAGTTGGAAAAAGCTGGTATGGAATTAATTTAGAACGGACAGTTAAGGTCTGTTTTAATCCTTGGTGTGTGCTGAGTGAGCTGATCTCCATCAAAAGTAGGGATATTACAATTAGCCACTGTGATTCTGTGCTAAGGAGGGGAAAAACATCAAGTCACTTTTCCTGCTGTTGACCGCCATTACAATGCTATTATCACAGCACGAGGCAGGAGAGGTAAGAAAATTGGAATAAAAAGGAAAACGAATTCATAATAAAGTCGATTATATCATGGATTTTACAACTTCTGTTTCAGATAGAGAGGAGTCTGCCCCGATGGAATTCTTGCATTCTATAACACATTTAGGAAAATCAGCAAAATTCTTTTCTGGATGGATTTCATTTTGATTTGATAAAATAGTCTTTGTTCTGATTGTATGCCATCCATAAAGAGAACAGTAAAATATTGCAATTTTATCAGTGAAAGGATTTCCTGCACATAAATTATTCATATTTGGAAAATACACTATTAAAGTAGTGTAGAAAACCATCATTTTGTTCATTTAGCCTTTCTATTAATCTATAATAAACTAATGCACGTcgcctgtggctcaattggtagtacTCACCTCTGAACCAGAAGATTATGGATTCATAGTCCCAATTCAGAGatttgagcataaaaatctaggctgatactccatcgtagtactgagggattgctacactgttggaagtgctgtctttcagatgagacattaaatctcagaggtggatgtaaaagatgccatggcactatttcgaagaagaacagctgtcctggccaatagttatcactcaatcaacatcaataaaataGATAATCTGgttatttagatttagatttagagatacagcactgaaacaggcccttcggcccaccgagtctgtgccgaccattaaccacccatttatactaatcctgcacattattacattgctgtttgtggaagcttgctgtgtgcaaatttgctgcctgATTTTCTACAATAGTGACTATTTCAgatagtacttaattggctgtaaaaagctttgggatgtcttgaggttctGAAAGGCATCAtacaaatgcaagactttctttctttcTATGACTTTGAACTACTGAGGTTTTATTAAAAAATTAATTCGTATCAATCCTTTGCATAATTTATTTAGCTACAGGGACTTGAGCTACACTCAGCCTCAAAACCACTTCAATGCAAACACAGCTTTCCCAGTAAGTGCCAGCAACAGAATGCAGCCTCATGTTAGTTTTGCAGTTAGTGACTTTCTCTGATGAAAGAATTtgtgcatttataaagcatcttctatgatctcccaaagtacttcacagtcaattaagtactttaaaAAAAAGTGTAGTCTCCATTGTAgtttaggaaatgtggcagccagtttgcgcacagcaaggccaCAGAAATGAGGtaatgataaatattgacctggaCACAAGGAGAACTTCTCTATTCTTCTTCAACTAGTGCCGTGGGATTTTTGACATCCATCTGAGACAGGACCTTGTTctaacatcacatccaaaagacgACAATCTAtcatccctcagtaccgcactgaaatgtcagcctagttgTGCTGAAGTCTTCGGATTGGGACTTGAAACcttgatcttctgactcagaggtgagagtggtaCCACTGAGCAAAGGCTGACACATGGAAGCTTGGTGTACTCTTGTTACCAGCAGTAATTGGTAAAGGTGAAGTCTTAGGACCCATTTATCTGATGGAACTGGGAAATGTGTGTTAGCACACTGATCTTTCGCTTTGTTAGTCTTTGGGTTTTACTCAGACATCATTACCTGTGCTCAGTGCTAAACACTGCTTCTGCAATGGCTCCCTCATTCCCCAAGAACAGCAGTGTACCTGATGCACCCAACATCTGGTAGGAGGTGTGGACCCAGGCCAGCAAGCATGCTCCAGCTTTCAAATCCTTGTGGCTGTTTGCCAGCCTGATGCAACTGAAAGAGATACATATTGTAATTCGCTTTGTTCTGACTAAACTTCAAAATGGGATAGAAATTATATCTTGTGGAACATACTGCTTTTTCTTCTGAGGCCACTGAGATTGGAGCTggagactgtgggctggattttgttctcagcccaacaTCGGGTTTtgtggtggagggtgggggtggagaaTTGGAGTGCCAGCGGCTGCCACAAAACCCACACCAGGATTGCCGGTCCCTCTGCAAGAGGTTCCTGGTCCCGTTTCCCCCCTTACTGATGGCTCTTGACTTTAcgattttataaaggacaaattgcacagacacagggttgggctaaaccacaaacttgtttattaaaaccctcttaacaccctgatacaaaaacCTCTAAACACATTTAAAGGACACCACATGACACTTTGATTGGTTAGTCCAATTTAAACCCCTCCATGATTTAACCTCAGCTCCCATCCAAACACAAAAGTCACCACGACTTATAAGAGAAACCTTTTTTGAAAAAAACACAGGCAAAATCCCAagtttctgccccaaactcactcaattcaaaacccaaaccctcccaggatttggttgttacacttaaaattgctttaaactctcagccccaaataccccttggatttggctgataacatACAAGGTTGGTCCTTCTGGTGaaaatttgtaggtccacgagccaggttgaccgttcctgaccctccttcttgactgcagtgccaaacccttcgatcttgtactttttatgatgatccttatcaaaatatcataaacacatctcctgaagccatcctgctNNNNNNNNNNNNNNNNNNNNNNNNNNNNNNNNNNNNNNNNNNNNNNNNNNNNNNNNNNNNNNNNNNNNNNNNNNNNNNNNNNNNNNNNNNNNNNNNNNNNNNNNNNNNNNNNNNNNNNNNNNNNNNNNNNNNNNNNNNNNNNNNNNNNNNNNNNNNNNNNNNNNNNNNNNNNNNNNNNNNNNNNNNNNNNNNNNNNNNNNNNNNNNNNNNNNNNNNNNNNNNNNNNNNNNNNNNNNNNNNNNNNNNNNNNNNNNNNNNNNNNNNNNNNNNNNNNNNNNNNNNNNNNNNNNNNNNNNNNNNNNNNNNNNNNNNNNNNNNNNNNNNNNNNNNNNNNNNNNNNNNNNNNNNNNNNNNNNNNNNNNNNNNNNNNNNNNNNNNNNNNNNNNNNNNNNNNNNNNNNNNNNNNNNNNNNNNNNNNNNNNNNNNNNNNNNNNNNNNNNNNNNNNNNNNNNNNNNNNNNNNNNNNNNNNNNNNNNNNNNNNNNNNNNNNNNNNNNNNNNNNNNNNNNNNNNNNNNNNNNNNNNNNNNNNNNNNNNNNNNNNNNNNNNNNNNNNNNNNNNNNNNNNNNNNNNNNNNNNNNNNNNNNNNNNNNNNNNNNNNNNNNNNNNNNNNNNNNNNNNNNNNNNNNNNNNNNNNNNNNNNNNNNNNNNNNNNNNNNNNNNNNNNNNNNNNNNNNNNNNNNNNNNNNNNNNNNNNNNNNNNNNNNNNNNNNNNNNNNNNNNNNNNNNNNNNNNNNNNNNNNNNNNNNNNNNNNNNNNNNNNNNNNNNNNNNNNNNNNNNNNNNNNNNNNNNNNNNNNNNNNNNNNNNNNNNNNNNNNNNNNNNNNNNNNNNNNNNNNNNNNNNNNNNNNNNNNNNNNNNNNNNNNNNNNNNNNNNNNNNNNNNNNNNNNNNNNNNNNNNNNNNNNNNNNNNNNNNNNNNNNNNNNNNNNNNNNNNNNNNNNNNNNNNNNNNNNNNNNNNNNNNNNNNNNNNNNNNNNNNNNNNNNNNNNNNNNNNNNNNNNNNNNNNNNNNNNNNNNNNNNNNNNNNNNNNNNNNNNNNNNNNNNNNNNNNNNNNNNNNNNNNNNNNNNNNNNNNNNNNN is a window from the Heterodontus francisci isolate sHetFra1 chromosome 8, sHetFra1.hap1, whole genome shotgun sequence genome containing:
- the LOC137372961 gene encoding dynein light chain Tctex-type 5-like encodes the protein MNNRSKDDHLGNAGGLKLTFKTQTSHGNGKNQPSQDDMPAAPLTTNPLPTHRDFLKPAKRDETQAAISFRGLLAAQRISRNLKQLTMRRLHARNSESQGTKPTTIINPLVPTWSSKPKDHFPSAKAQKLIEEYLANNLTEMTYDSENCSHLIKEITEDIKIIVKKLTPPRYKLICYTTMGRRESEGMLVASRCLWDPYTDDFVAFTYQNDFLFCVVTVFTIYYE